Proteins from one Streptomyces genisteinicus genomic window:
- a CDS encoding acyl-CoA dehydrogenase family protein encodes MAPGTHTVTNQAPPLVGYDVFTADRALTEAVARHVAPGALAAAREELSLLGRSAGSAQVQEWAERADGDPPRLRTHDRWGNRVDEVAFPPAWHRLLGKAVSAGLTDAWSREHGHVRRAAGFLVWTQAEAGHLCPVSMTHAAVPALRTDPAAAAEWEGRLRSSVYEEGLRPARLKAGALAGMGMTEKQGGSDVRTGTTRARPLAADGEYALTGHKWFCSAPMNDVFLVLARADGGPSCFLVPRVLDDGTRNVFRLQRLKDKLGNRSNASAEVEFEGTWARRVGEEGAGVRTLMKMVAATRLDCVLGSAGLMRQAVAQAIHHCAHRTAFGGLLVDRPLMRNVLADLALESEAATVLGMRLAAASDADTESERALLRIALPAAKYWVAKRCTPLVAEALECLGGNGYVEESGMPRLLRESPLNSIWEGPGNVQALDALRALQREPQAVDAFLREVGAARGADHRLDAAIRELLTELADLAGIEARARRVVERMALVLQGSLLVRWAPPEVADAFCASRLGGEWGAAFGTLPHTLDLAAVVDRARPVA; translated from the coding sequence ATGGCACCGGGCACCCACACAGTGACCAACCAGGCTCCGCCCCTGGTCGGGTACGACGTCTTCACCGCCGACCGCGCGCTCACCGAGGCGGTCGCGCGCCATGTCGCCCCCGGGGCGCTCGCCGCGGCCCGGGAGGAGCTGTCCCTGCTCGGCCGCTCGGCGGGCTCGGCACAGGTCCAGGAGTGGGCGGAGCGGGCGGACGGCGACCCGCCGCGGCTGCGGACCCACGACCGCTGGGGCAACCGCGTGGACGAGGTCGCGTTCCCGCCCGCCTGGCACCGGCTGCTCGGCAAGGCGGTCTCCGCGGGACTCACCGACGCCTGGAGCAGGGAGCACGGCCACGTCCGCCGGGCCGCCGGATTCCTCGTGTGGACCCAGGCGGAGGCGGGGCACCTGTGTCCGGTCTCGATGACCCACGCGGCGGTTCCGGCGCTGCGCACGGACCCCGCGGCGGCCGCCGAGTGGGAGGGCAGGCTGCGCTCGTCCGTGTACGAGGAGGGCCTGCGGCCCGCCCGGCTGAAGGCCGGCGCCCTCGCGGGGATGGGCATGACCGAGAAGCAGGGCGGCAGCGACGTCCGTACGGGCACCACCCGGGCCCGGCCGCTGGCGGCCGACGGGGAGTACGCGCTGACCGGCCACAAGTGGTTCTGCTCGGCGCCGATGAACGACGTCTTCCTGGTGCTGGCGCGGGCGGACGGCGGGCCGAGCTGCTTCCTGGTGCCCCGGGTGCTCGACGACGGGACGCGCAACGTCTTCCGGCTCCAGCGCCTCAAGGACAAGCTGGGCAACCGGTCCAACGCCTCGGCCGAGGTCGAGTTCGAGGGGACCTGGGCACGCAGGGTGGGCGAGGAGGGCGCCGGGGTACGCACCCTCATGAAAATGGTCGCGGCGACCCGGCTCGACTGCGTGCTCGGCTCCGCGGGGCTGATGCGCCAGGCCGTGGCGCAGGCGATCCACCACTGCGCCCACCGCACCGCGTTCGGCGGACTCCTCGTGGACCGGCCGCTGATGCGCAACGTGCTGGCCGACCTGGCCCTGGAGTCGGAGGCGGCGACCGTGCTCGGCATGCGGCTCGCGGCGGCCTCCGACGCGGACACCGAGTCCGAGCGGGCGCTGCTGCGGATCGCGCTGCCGGCGGCGAAGTACTGGGTGGCCAAGAGGTGCACTCCGCTGGTCGCCGAGGCTCTGGAGTGCCTGGGCGGCAACGGGTACGTGGAGGAGTCCGGCATGCCCCGGCTGCTGCGGGAGTCCCCGCTGAACTCGATCTGGGAGGGCCCGGGGAACGTGCAGGCCCTGGACGCGCTGCGGGCGCTCCAGCGGGAGCCGCAGGCGGTGGACGCCTTCCTCCGGGAGGTCGGCGCCGCCCGCGGGGCCGACCACCGGCTCGACGCGGCGATCCGCGAGCTGCTGACGGAGCTGGCCGATCTGGCGGGGATCGAGGCGCGGGCGCGGCGGGTCGTGGAGCGGATGGCGCTGGTGCTCCAGGGCTCCCTCCTGGTGCGCTGGGCGCCGCCCGAGGTGGCGGACGCGTTCTGCGCGTCACGGCTCGGGGGCGAGTGGGGAGCGGCCTTCGGCACGCTGCCGCACACCCTCGACCTTGCCGCGGTGGTGGACCGGGCACGGCCCGTGGCATGA
- a CDS encoding VOC family protein, which yields MTPRLDAISLIVSDMAASLAFYRRLGLELPDGADGAPHAEATLPGGTRVLWDTEETVRTYDPGWTRPEAGERLGLAFRCDGPAEVDALYAELLAAGHRGHLKPWDAVWGQRYAVVLDPDGMGVSLFADAS from the coding sequence ATGACTCCACGACTCGACGCCATCAGCCTCATCGTCTCCGACATGGCGGCATCGCTCGCCTTCTACCGCCGGCTCGGCCTGGAGCTCCCCGACGGGGCGGACGGCGCCCCGCACGCGGAGGCCACCCTGCCGGGCGGCACACGGGTGCTGTGGGACACCGAGGAGACCGTCCGCACCTACGATCCCGGCTGGACCCGGCCCGAGGCCGGCGAGCGGCTCGGCCTCGCCTTCCGCTGCGACGGTCCCGCCGAGGTCGACGCCCTCTACGCAGAGCTGCTGGCCGCGGGCCACCGGGGCCATCTGAAGCCCTGGGACGCCGTCTGGGGCCAGCGCTACGCCGTGGTGCTCGACCCGGACGGCATGGGCGTCTCCCTCTTCGCCGACGCCTCGTAG
- a CDS encoding ABC transporter substrate-binding protein yields MAHENGWTFLDDRGRRAAAPRTPVRPVAYIQAGAALCDLGIRPVAVFGSAHDGAAADPVKAGRLPDDTVYLGPGPALDDAAVLDTGPDLLVAVAYGAGGPVYGLDPDTAERIEERLPVVVLDVGQERSLDRMRTRFAELAVSLGAPPPTAPTDGAGEALRAAAHGAGGARVLALSPAGPESVHVARPGAWPDLRALADHGVTLAAPAPGAGVNWSTTDWDRAALLEPDVVLLDVRANAAPPESLARSAGWREIAARARIVPWNPELPCSARAHHAFLRSVAEALTARQD; encoded by the coding sequence ATGGCGCACGAGAACGGATGGACGTTCCTGGACGACCGGGGCCGCCGGGCCGCCGCACCCCGTACGCCCGTGCGGCCCGTCGCCTACATACAGGCCGGGGCCGCCCTGTGCGACCTCGGCATACGCCCCGTGGCCGTGTTCGGCTCCGCGCACGACGGCGCCGCGGCCGATCCGGTGAAGGCGGGCCGGCTGCCGGACGACACCGTCTACCTGGGGCCGGGCCCCGCCCTCGACGACGCCGCGGTGCTGGACACCGGGCCCGATCTGCTGGTCGCCGTCGCGTACGGGGCGGGCGGTCCTGTCTACGGGCTCGACCCGGACACGGCCGAGCGGATCGAGGAGCGGTTGCCCGTCGTCGTCCTCGACGTAGGGCAGGAGCGCTCGCTCGACCGGATGCGCACGCGCTTCGCCGAACTCGCCGTGTCGCTCGGCGCTCCGCCCCCGACCGCCCCCACCGATGGGGCCGGGGAAGCGCTGCGGGCCGCGGCGCACGGGGCGGGCGGGGCACGCGTCCTCGCGCTGTCGCCCGCCGGACCCGAGAGCGTGCACGTCGCGAGGCCCGGGGCCTGGCCGGACCTGCGGGCACTGGCGGACCACGGAGTGACCCTCGCGGCGCCCGCGCCCGGCGCCGGCGTCAACTGGTCCACGACCGACTGGGACCGGGCCGCACTGCTGGAGCCGGACGTCGTGCTCCTCGACGTGCGGGCCAACGCCGCGCCGCCCGAGAGCCTCGCCCGCTCCGCGGGCTGGCGCGAGATCGCGGCCCGCGCCCGGATCGTGCCGTGGAACCCCGAACTCCCGTGCAGCGCCCGCGCCCACCACGCGTTCCTGCGCTCCGTCGCCGAGGCCCTGACGGCCCGGCAGGACTGA
- a CDS encoding helix-turn-helix domain-containing protein produces the protein MENSTVDLARLSAMDAAAAVRMLKGVRDAALSGRRTPVGPRADIDESWQRMLRGGVDPDRDRRAGVLPLEEIERRRLASPLREVLPVLRDNLVSIAEAAQHIMVVADADGRLLWREGSAPVLRKADAFGFVPGADWSEALVGTNGVGTPLVSRRPVQVHSAEHFVSTHHTWTCAGAPITDPRDGRLIGVVDISGPLSAMHPASLALVTSVTRLAEAELRNRHHEALDRLRSTASPLLSRLGGRVLAVDERGWTAAVSGMPPPGRVALPKSVRAGRQWLPSLGACTLEPLPGGWLVRVDDGDAAPEGRGRVVLDLSRPHRPSARISGGAGSWSHELSPRHAELLYLLARNREGRTAAQLAEDMFADRTRTVTVRAEMSRLRRHFAQVLAHRPYRFAEEVEVELVVPEDPAALLPRSTAPAVRRARAA, from the coding sequence GTGGAGAACTCCACGGTCGATCTCGCCCGCCTGTCCGCCATGGACGCGGCGGCGGCCGTCCGGATGCTGAAGGGCGTACGGGACGCGGCCCTGTCCGGCCGCAGGACGCCGGTGGGCCCCCGTGCGGACATCGACGAGTCCTGGCAGCGGATGCTGCGCGGCGGTGTGGACCCCGACCGGGACCGCAGGGCGGGCGTGCTGCCCCTGGAGGAGATCGAACGGCGCCGGCTCGCCTCCCCGCTGCGGGAGGTGCTGCCCGTGCTGCGCGACAACCTGGTGTCGATCGCGGAGGCCGCGCAGCACATCATGGTGGTCGCGGACGCCGACGGCCGGCTGCTGTGGCGCGAGGGCAGCGCGCCGGTGCTCCGCAAGGCCGACGCCTTCGGCTTCGTGCCGGGTGCGGACTGGAGCGAGGCCCTGGTCGGCACGAACGGCGTGGGCACACCGCTGGTCAGCCGGAGGCCGGTGCAGGTGCACTCCGCGGAGCACTTCGTCTCCACCCACCACACCTGGACGTGTGCCGGTGCGCCGATCACCGACCCGCGGGACGGGCGGCTGATCGGGGTCGTGGACATCAGCGGGCCGCTGTCGGCGATGCATCCTGCGTCGCTCGCGCTGGTCACGTCGGTGACCAGACTCGCCGAGGCGGAACTGCGCAACCGCCATCACGAGGCGCTGGACCGGCTGCGCAGCACGGCCTCTCCGCTGCTGAGCAGGCTCGGCGGGCGGGTGCTCGCCGTGGACGAGCGGGGGTGGACGGCCGCCGTGTCCGGTATGCCGCCGCCGGGCAGGGTGGCGCTGCCGAAGTCGGTCCGGGCCGGGCGGCAGTGGCTGCCCTCGCTCGGCGCCTGCACCCTCGAACCGCTGCCGGGCGGCTGGCTGGTGCGGGTGGACGACGGCGACGCCGCGCCCGAGGGCCGGGGCCGGGTGGTCCTCGACCTGAGCCGGCCGCACCGGCCGTCGGCGCGGATATCCGGCGGCGCGGGCAGCTGGTCCCACGAGCTGAGCCCGCGCCACGCGGAACTGCTGTACCTGCTCGCCCGCAACCGCGAGGGGCGCACCGCGGCCCAGCTCGCCGAGGACATGTTCGCCGACCGCACCCGGACGGTGACGGTCCGGGCGGAGATGTCACGGCTGAGGCGCCACTTCGCCCAGGTCCTCGCCCACCGGCCGTACCGGTTCGCCGAGGAGGTCGAGGTGGAGCTGGTGGTCCCCGAGGACCCGGCGGCGCTGCTGCCCCGCTCCACGGCACCGGCCGTCCGCCGGGCCCGCGCCGCGTAG
- a CDS encoding YihY/virulence factor BrkB family protein: protein MQAANETPERPPGRLHRARVLYRNVSKRRMTWLLLKDTVNSCIEYRILGLAAEAAFFTLLSVPPLMLGLLGLLGYIDDWTSTTTVASIEENILTAVGTVLSDRGVNDIAKPLLEDVTQGGRPDLISIGFAIALWSGSRAVNVFIDTITVMYGLDGQRGIVATRLLAFLLYLIALLIGAVVLPLAVVGPDRVVELMPWGTEVVRILYWPVVILLSVVFLTTLYHVSVPVRSPWVEDIPGALVALAMWVLGSFLLRIYLTSQVEGPTIYGSLAAPIAFLLWIGISAFAVLVGAAVNAAIDRVWPSVATAAARAANERARAADAAELLARARAAQLYGDEEDDDDGDFGEMPSEFPERWSRFLPPDDVKSRLHTGLTTGRDNGRDTGRDKARDAPREQDADGSGGGGGERTGNATGDDGRESR, encoded by the coding sequence GTGCAGGCAGCAAACGAAACACCCGAGCGGCCGCCGGGCCGGCTCCACCGGGCCCGAGTCCTCTACCGCAACGTCTCGAAGCGGAGGATGACCTGGCTGCTGCTGAAGGACACCGTCAACTCGTGCATCGAGTACCGCATTCTCGGCCTCGCGGCGGAGGCGGCGTTCTTCACCCTGCTGTCGGTACCGCCGCTGATGCTCGGTCTGCTCGGCCTGCTGGGCTACATCGACGACTGGACCAGCACCACCACCGTCGCCTCCATCGAGGAGAACATCCTCACCGCCGTCGGCACCGTGCTCTCCGACCGCGGCGTGAACGACATCGCCAAACCCCTGCTGGAGGACGTCACCCAGGGCGGCCGGCCCGACCTGATCTCGATCGGTTTCGCCATCGCGCTGTGGTCCGGATCCCGGGCGGTGAACGTCTTCATCGACACCATCACCGTCATGTACGGGCTCGACGGCCAGCGCGGCATCGTCGCCACCCGGCTGCTGGCGTTCCTCCTCTACCTCATCGCCCTGCTGATCGGCGCGGTCGTGCTGCCGCTCGCCGTGGTGGGGCCCGACCGGGTCGTGGAGCTGATGCCCTGGGGCACCGAGGTGGTGCGGATCCTCTACTGGCCCGTGGTCATCCTGCTCTCCGTCGTCTTCCTCACCACGCTCTACCACGTGTCCGTCCCGGTGCGTTCGCCGTGGGTCGAGGACATCCCGGGCGCGCTGGTGGCGCTCGCCATGTGGGTCCTGGGCAGCTTCCTGCTGCGCATCTACCTGACCAGCCAGGTGGAGGGGCCGACCATCTACGGCTCCCTCGCCGCGCCGATCGCCTTCCTGCTGTGGATCGGCATCTCGGCCTTCGCGGTCCTCGTCGGCGCGGCCGTCAACGCGGCCATCGACCGAGTGTGGCCCTCGGTGGCGACGGCCGCGGCCCGCGCGGCGAACGAGCGTGCCCGCGCGGCCGACGCGGCGGAGCTGCTGGCCCGCGCCCGTGCCGCGCAGCTGTACGGCGACGAGGAGGACGACGACGACGGCGACTTCGGTGAGATGCCGTCCGAGTTCCCCGAGCGCTGGTCCCGTTTCCTGCCGCCCGACGACGTGAAGTCCCGTCTCCACACCGGTCTGACCACCGGCCGGGACAACGGCCGCGACACCGGCCGGGACAAGGCCAGGGACGCGCCCCGCGAGCAGGACGCCGACGGCAGCGGGGGCGGGGGCGGGGAGCGGACCGGGAACGCCACCGGGGACGACGGGCGGGAGAGCCGCTGA
- a CDS encoding DUF456 domain-containing protein, translated as MGVWQLLMVGGVMLLGLLGVLVPGVPGPWLVWAAVLWWALHELTGTAWALLVGATAVLLINQVVVWLLPPRRLRGMGITRRTAVYAGTGALAGFVLLPVVGAVPGFIGGVYLCERRRLGGHGQAKASTRAMMRAAGTSVLAELFGCLLVVGAWVAVTVRG; from the coding sequence ATGGGCGTGTGGCAGCTGCTGATGGTCGGCGGGGTGATGCTGCTGGGTCTGCTGGGGGTACTGGTCCCGGGTGTGCCGGGGCCGTGGCTGGTGTGGGCAGCCGTGCTGTGGTGGGCGCTGCACGAGCTGACCGGGACGGCGTGGGCGCTGCTGGTGGGCGCGACGGCCGTGCTGCTGATCAACCAGGTGGTGGTCTGGCTGCTGCCGCCGCGGCGGCTGCGCGGGATGGGCATCACCCGCCGCACGGCCGTCTACGCGGGGACGGGCGCGCTGGCCGGGTTCGTCCTGCTGCCGGTGGTGGGGGCCGTACCCGGCTTCATCGGGGGCGTCTACCTCTGCGAGCGGCGCCGCCTCGGCGGCCACGGCCAGGCGAAGGCGTCGACACGGGCCATGATGCGCGCGGCCGGCACCAGCGTGCTGGCGGAGCTCTTCGGCTGCCTGCTGGTCGTGGGGGCATGGGTGGCGGTGACGGTGCGCGGCTGA
- a CDS encoding PHP domain-containing protein, whose protein sequence is MDPVEALERVAFLLERSLAETYRVRAFRTAAALLAGLGPDETARRAAAGTLVRIKGVGPKTAQVAEEALTGRTPAYLRRLEEEAGAEPLAEGGGDLRAALRGDCHLHSDWSDGGSPVEEMGRTAALLGHEWAVLTDHSPGLTVANGLSAARLREQLELIEQLNSTWAPFRLLTGIECDILPDGSLDQDPDLLDRLDVVVVSVHSKLRMDAPAMTRRMVAAVSDPRADILGHCTGRLVTGGRGTRPESSFDADEVFAACAEHGTAVEINSRPERRDPPLRLLRRAVGAGTLFAVDTDAHAPGQLDWQIIGCDRAERCEVPAERVVNTWTAGALAEWTRTRRPPAAA, encoded by the coding sequence ATGGACCCCGTCGAAGCACTGGAGCGCGTCGCGTTCCTGCTGGAACGCTCCCTCGCCGAGACCTACCGCGTCCGCGCCTTCAGGACCGCGGCCGCCCTGCTGGCCGGCCTCGGCCCCGACGAGACCGCCCGCCGCGCCGCCGCCGGCACCCTCGTGCGGATCAAGGGCGTCGGGCCGAAGACGGCCCAGGTCGCCGAGGAGGCGCTCACCGGGCGGACGCCCGCCTACCTGCGCCGGCTGGAGGAGGAGGCCGGCGCCGAACCACTGGCGGAGGGCGGCGGCGACCTCAGGGCGGCCCTGCGCGGCGACTGCCATCTGCACTCCGACTGGTCCGACGGCGGCAGCCCCGTCGAGGAGATGGGGCGCACGGCGGCGCTGCTGGGCCACGAGTGGGCCGTGCTCACCGACCACTCGCCCGGTCTCACCGTCGCGAACGGACTGAGCGCCGCACGGCTGCGGGAGCAACTGGAGCTGATCGAGCAGCTCAACTCCACCTGGGCGCCGTTCCGTCTGCTCACCGGGATCGAGTGCGACATCCTCCCCGACGGCTCCCTCGACCAGGACCCCGACTTGCTCGACCGGCTCGACGTCGTCGTGGTCTCGGTGCACTCCAAACTCCGCATGGACGCGCCCGCGATGACCCGCCGCATGGTCGCGGCCGTCTCCGACCCGCGCGCGGACATCCTCGGCCACTGCACCGGCCGTCTCGTCACCGGCGGCCGCGGGACCCGCCCGGAGTCGTCCTTCGACGCCGACGAGGTCTTCGCGGCCTGCGCCGAGCACGGCACCGCCGTCGAGATCAACTCCCGCCCGGAGCGCCGCGACCCGCCCCTGCGGCTGCTGCGCCGCGCGGTCGGCGCCGGCACGCTCTTCGCCGTCGACACCGACGCCCACGCGCCCGGACAGCTGGACTGGCAGATCATCGGCTGCGACCGCGCGGAGCGCTGCGAGGTCCCCGCGGAGCGCGTGGTCAACACCTGGACGGCCGGCGCGCTGGCCGAATGGACCCGCACCCGCCGTCCGCCCGCCGCGGCCTGA
- the rsgA gene encoding ribosome small subunit-dependent GTPase A, whose translation MNLPASADPHHNHHSLTAYGWDDDWADVFAPYADRGLLPGRVVRVDRGRCDVVTPAGTVHADTEFVTPHDPMRVVCTGDWVAVDADGDPRYARTVLPRRTAFVRSTSSQRSEGQILAANVDHAVVCVSLAVELDLGRIERFLALAWESGATPLVVLTKADLVPDVTGLSYLVQDVETTAPGVQVLPVSSATGEGTEVLAAILSGGTSVLLGVSGAGKSTLANLLLGEDAMAVQSTREADGKGRHTTTTRNLLVLPGGGVLIDTPGVRGVGLWDAASGVGQVFSEVEEFAARCRFHDCAHVAEPGCAVLAAVEDGTLPERRLESYRKLLRENRRIVAKTDARLRAEMRRDWKLRGAEGRAAMEAKRGRVR comes from the coding sequence TTGAACCTCCCTGCTTCCGCAGACCCGCACCACAACCACCACTCCCTGACCGCCTACGGCTGGGACGACGACTGGGCGGACGTGTTCGCCCCGTACGCCGACCGCGGCCTCCTGCCCGGCCGGGTCGTCCGGGTCGACCGCGGCCGCTGCGACGTCGTCACTCCGGCCGGCACCGTCCACGCCGACACCGAGTTCGTCACTCCGCACGATCCGATGCGGGTCGTGTGCACCGGCGACTGGGTCGCCGTGGACGCCGACGGCGACCCCCGGTACGCCCGGACCGTGCTGCCCCGCAGGACCGCCTTCGTGCGGTCCACCTCCTCGCAGCGTTCCGAGGGCCAGATCCTGGCGGCCAACGTCGACCACGCGGTGGTCTGCGTCTCGCTCGCCGTCGAACTCGACCTCGGCCGCATCGAGCGCTTCCTCGCCCTCGCCTGGGAGAGCGGCGCCACCCCGCTCGTCGTGCTCACCAAGGCGGACCTGGTGCCCGACGTCACCGGCCTGTCGTACCTGGTCCAGGACGTCGAGACCACGGCCCCCGGCGTCCAGGTGCTGCCCGTCAGCTCCGCCACCGGGGAGGGGACCGAGGTGCTCGCCGCAATCCTCTCGGGCGGTACCAGTGTGCTGCTCGGCGTCTCCGGCGCCGGAAAGTCGACCCTGGCCAACCTGCTGCTGGGCGAGGACGCCATGGCCGTCCAGTCCACCCGGGAGGCGGACGGCAAGGGCCGGCACACCACCACCACCCGCAACCTGCTGGTCCTGCCCGGCGGGGGAGTCCTCATCGACACCCCAGGGGTGCGGGGGGTCGGCCTGTGGGACGCCGCCTCCGGTGTCGGCCAGGTCTTCTCCGAGGTGGAGGAGTTCGCCGCCCGGTGCCGGTTCCACGACTGCGCGCACGTCGCCGAGCCCGGCTGCGCGGTCCTGGCCGCCGTCGAGGACGGCACCCTGCCCGAGCGGCGGCTGGAGAGCTACCGCAAGCTGCTCCGCGAGAACCGGCGGATCGTCGCCAAGACGGACGCGCGCCTGCGCGCGGAGATGCGGCGCGACTGGAAGCTCCGCGGAGCGGAGGGCCGGGCGGCGATGGAGGCGAAGCGCGGGCGCGTGCGCTGA
- a CDS encoding DUF6597 domain-containing transcriptional factor: MYRERPARLPGAVVWTRTAEVHDGTVHPVLPDGCMDLLWNDGRLFVAGPDTRAHMPSGTAGARWTGIRFAPGAAPAVLGVPAHELRDLRADLADLWGSAPARAAAARIGERDPGAGLEAVSLARAARSGPPDPLAARVVRHLVSGGTVAAAADAAGLGVRQLHRRSLDAFGYGPKTLARILRLQRALALVRGGVPYGEAALLAGCADQAHLAREMRALAGTTLRAYEASAKRETPMPSGSSTTA, from the coding sequence ATGTACAGGGAACGGCCCGCACGGCTGCCGGGTGCGGTGGTCTGGACCCGGACCGCCGAGGTCCACGACGGGACGGTGCACCCCGTGCTGCCCGACGGCTGCATGGACCTGCTGTGGAACGACGGCCGGCTCTTCGTGGCCGGCCCCGACACCCGGGCGCACATGCCCTCCGGGACGGCGGGCGCCCGGTGGACGGGCATCCGGTTCGCTCCCGGCGCCGCTCCGGCCGTCCTCGGCGTCCCCGCACACGAACTGCGCGACCTGCGGGCCGACCTCGCCGACCTGTGGGGCTCGGCCCCGGCCCGCGCGGCGGCCGCACGGATCGGCGAGCGGGACCCGGGCGCCGGACTGGAGGCCGTCTCCCTCGCCCGGGCGGCCCGGAGCGGCCCGCCCGACCCGCTGGCGGCCCGTGTCGTGCGGCACCTGGTGTCCGGCGGCACGGTGGCCGCCGCCGCGGACGCCGCCGGGCTCGGCGTCCGCCAGCTGCACCGGCGCTCGCTGGACGCCTTCGGCTACGGGCCGAAGACCCTCGCGCGCATCCTGCGGCTCCAGCGCGCCCTCGCCCTGGTGCGCGGCGGCGTCCCGTACGGCGAGGCGGCGCTGCTGGCCGGGTGCGCCGACCAGGCGCACCTCGCCCGAGAGATGCGGGCCCTCGCGGGGACCACGCTGCGTGCCTACGAGGCGTCGGCGAAGAGGGAGACGCCCATGCCGTCCGGGTCGAGCACCACGGCGTAG
- a CDS encoding VWA domain-containing protein encodes MIIRKRLAAGACALLAALAAGLLPAGTAAADEPAAKEPPKVELVLDVSGSMRARDIDGKSRMAAAKQAFNEVLDAVPEEVQLGIRTLGADYPGEDRERGCKDTRQLYPVGPLDRTEAKAAVATLAPTGWTPIGPALLGAAKDLEGGDATRRIVLITDGEDTCAPLDPCEVAREIAAKGIHLVIDTLGLVPDAKTRAQLRCIADATGGTYTSVQHTDELSGRVSQLVERAADPVVTPVATEGAARCADAPTLTPGLWTDREKFGEHRFYRVDVLPGQELRASVSVAADRAVARDYGVLLRAVTVHGREIVRGSEAGDGRTDLISTGLRYPKAEAEDEDDVDLKPAAETVCLQVSNSFAAAPGVKTEPGLPVELAVDVVGSPDAASDTASFGLGRGWWLLGVLVLAGFAAGLVWGWVSRWRIAVWRTN; translated from the coding sequence ATGATCATAAGGAAACGGCTGGCGGCCGGGGCGTGCGCCCTGCTCGCGGCCCTGGCCGCCGGGCTGCTCCCGGCGGGGACGGCCGCGGCCGACGAGCCCGCGGCGAAGGAACCCCCCAAGGTCGAGCTCGTGCTCGACGTGAGCGGCTCGATGCGCGCCCGGGACATCGACGGCAAGAGCCGGATGGCGGCCGCGAAGCAGGCGTTCAACGAGGTCCTGGACGCCGTGCCGGAGGAGGTGCAGCTCGGCATCCGCACCCTCGGTGCGGACTACCCGGGGGAGGACCGCGAACGCGGCTGCAAGGACACCCGGCAGCTGTACCCGGTCGGTCCGCTCGACCGGACCGAGGCCAAGGCCGCCGTCGCGACCCTCGCCCCCACCGGCTGGACGCCCATCGGCCCGGCGCTGCTGGGGGCGGCGAAGGACCTGGAGGGCGGGGACGCCACCCGCCGGATCGTCCTCATCACCGACGGCGAGGACACCTGCGCGCCGCTCGACCCGTGCGAGGTGGCCCGTGAGATCGCGGCCAAGGGCATCCACCTCGTCATCGACACGCTCGGTCTGGTGCCCGACGCCAAGACCCGTGCCCAGCTGCGCTGCATCGCGGACGCCACCGGAGGCACCTACACCTCCGTGCAGCACACCGACGAACTCTCCGGCCGGGTGAGCCAGTTGGTGGAGCGCGCCGCCGATCCCGTGGTCACGCCGGTGGCGACCGAGGGCGCCGCCCGCTGTGCGGACGCGCCCACCCTGACGCCCGGTCTGTGGACCGACCGCGAGAAGTTCGGCGAGCACCGCTTCTACCGGGTCGACGTGCTGCCCGGCCAGGAACTGCGTGCCTCGGTCAGCGTCGCCGCCGACCGGGCCGTCGCGCGTGACTACGGCGTGCTGCTGCGGGCCGTCACGGTCCACGGCCGGGAGATCGTGCGCGGATCGGAGGCCGGTGACGGCCGGACGGACCTGATCTCGACCGGTCTGCGGTATCCGAAGGCGGAGGCCGAGGACGAGGACGACGTCGACCTCAAGCCGGCCGCGGAGACCGTCTGCCTCCAGGTCAGCAACTCCTTCGCGGCGGCCCCGGGCGTCAAGACCGAGCCCGGTCTGCCGGTCGAACTCGCGGTGGACGTCGTCGGCTCCCCGGACGCGGCCTCCGACACGGCCTCGTTCGGCCTGGGCCGCGGCTGGTGGCTGCTCGGAGTGCTCGTACTCGCCGGCTTCGCGGCCGGGCTCGTCTGGGGCTGGGTCTCGCGCTGGCGGATCGCCGTATGGAGGACCAACTGA
- a CDS encoding subtilase-type protease inhibitor: MRYIARGLALAGLSLGLAVAPAAGSAGAAPQEARSLYAPSALVLTVTTGDDAVNGTVLRAVTLGCAPTATGTHPAARAACAELRVTQGRFEAATAAAPGMSCTRQWDPVTVTADGVWNGKRVSYTHVFGNTCLQGASTGVVFDF; this comes from the coding sequence ATGCGGTACATCGCCAGAGGACTCGCGCTCGCCGGTCTCTCGCTCGGCCTCGCCGTCGCCCCGGCGGCCGGCAGCGCCGGCGCGGCGCCCCAGGAAGCGCGGAGCCTCTACGCGCCCTCCGCGCTGGTCCTCACCGTCACCACGGGCGACGACGCCGTGAACGGCACGGTCCTGCGCGCGGTCACGCTCGGCTGCGCGCCCACGGCCACCGGCACCCACCCGGCGGCCCGCGCCGCCTGCGCCGAACTGCGGGTCACCCAGGGCCGGTTCGAAGCGGCCACCGCGGCGGCCCCGGGGATGAGCTGCACCCGGCAGTGGGACCCGGTGACGGTCACCGCCGACGGGGTCTGGAACGGCAAGCGGGTCTCCTACACGCACGTGTTCGGCAACACGTGCCTCCAGGGCGCCTCGACCGGCGTGGTCTTCGACTTCTGA